The proteins below are encoded in one region of Candidatus Flexicrinis proximus:
- a CDS encoding alpha/beta fold hydrolase produces the protein MPYPPFTMPGAQPFFARGGSTGVLVMHGFTATPNEVLWLAQHLAGQGHTVFAPRLAGHGTDYRDLTRARWQDWVASALDGVAVLRAQCDRVVVSGLSMGGTLALITASHTAVEGVVALAAPVIVFPGARPSRLRLLKRVRPFSDQTDRSPFADYVVEQQKLRGDPALGRVRYNIWSTAGVEQLMRLIDAARTSLPDIAAPVLAVYSRGDATVLPHHLDALKSGLTRARTVEAHLLEHSSHILTQDTEKESVFNWVSAFVANP, from the coding sequence ATGCCTTATCCGCCCTTTACTATGCCGGGTGCACAACCATTCTTCGCCCGCGGCGGCTCGACCGGAGTCCTCGTCATGCATGGCTTCACCGCCACGCCCAACGAGGTCTTGTGGCTGGCGCAGCATCTGGCGGGGCAGGGTCATACCGTGTTTGCGCCCCGCCTCGCCGGTCACGGCACCGATTACCGCGACCTGACGCGTGCGCGCTGGCAGGATTGGGTCGCTTCGGCGCTCGATGGCGTCGCCGTCCTCCGCGCCCAGTGTGATCGGGTCGTTGTCTCCGGCCTGTCAATGGGCGGCACTCTTGCGCTGATCACCGCCTCCCATACCGCAGTCGAGGGCGTCGTCGCGCTGGCCGCCCCTGTGATCGTCTTTCCCGGCGCCAGACCGTCGCGCCTGCGCCTCCTGAAGCGGGTTCGTCCCTTTTCTGACCAGACTGACCGTTCACCCTTCGCGGACTACGTGGTCGAACAGCAGAAGCTGCGCGGGGATCCGGCCTTGGGGCGTGTACGCTACAACATCTGGTCGACCGCCGGCGTGGAGCAGCTCATGCGTCTGATCGACGCTGCAAGAACCAGCCTGCCCGACATCGCCGCCCCGGTGCTGGCTGTCTATTCCAGAGGCGATGCCACCGTTCTGCCGCACCACCTCGACGCGCTTAAATCCGGCCTGACCCGCGCCAGGACGGTCGAGGCGCACCTGCTTGAGCATAGTTCGCACATCCTCACCCAGGACACCGAAAAGGAGTCTGTCTTCAACTGGGTGTCTGCTTTCGTCGCCAACCCCTGA